In Torulaspora globosa chromosome 1, complete sequence, a genomic segment contains:
- the VPS71 gene encoding Vps71p (ancestral locus Anc_5.511) gives MLVEEINKKTYDPNVYYTSLDSQVASHARSKVTKTSSAYRSTKRVNYSLADLESKLYTQRQDAEDTAASNEGSILDKYTQQQIIQSKKRCMELDTENQKDLVDVPSLLGAITGINRNRIDAASNTAGGGGSSIRHKNKIEIPKNIHLTYRSTKPPVPKKKNTNRIVALKKTLSSKRSLQSYLETLDQVNKSIIYHNVTNKKFFKVLPVITTCSVCGGYDSISSCIHCGSKICSLRCFNLHNETRCVHR, from the coding sequence ATGCTGGTGGAAGAaatcaacaagaagactTATGACCCGAACGTCTACTATACGTCGCTAGACTCCCAGGTTGCCTCTCATGCCAGGAGCAAAGTCACCAAGACATCTAGTGCCTACCGCTCGACCAAGCGTGTGAACTATTCGCTGGCCGACCTTGAAAGCAAGCTATACACCCAGCGACAGGATGCCGAAGACACGGCAGCTTCAAACGAGGGCTCCATCCTCGACAAGTACACCCAGCAACAGATCATCCAGTCCAAGAAGCGATGTATGGAGCTGGACACCGAGAACCAGAAGGACCTGGTCGATGTCCCCTCGCTACTCGGCGCCATAACCGGGATCAATAGAAACAGAATCGACGCCGCCAGCAACACCGCCGGCGGCGGTGGCTCCTCCATAAGACACAAGAACAAGATCGAGATTCCGAAGAACATCCATCTTACCTATCGTTCGACAAAGCCTCCGGTGCccaaaaagaagaacacCAACAGGATCGTcgcgttgaagaagaccCTGTCGTCGAAAAGATCCTTGCAAAGCTACCTGGAGACGCTGGATCAGGTCAACAAGAGTATCATCTACCACAATGTCACCAACaagaaatttttcaaagtGCTTCCAGTGATAACTACATGTTCCGTGTGTGGCGGATACGATAGCATTTCAAGTTGTATCCACTGCGGAAGCAAGATATGCTCTCTAAGATGCTTCAACTTACACAATGAGACCAGATGTGTTCATCGCTGA
- the CAT2 gene encoding carnitine O-acetyltransferase CAT2 (ancestral locus Anc_5.512) yields MKVCWRRSSRFLERSMSSHVLQRFPFETQNGEHYWALKDNKSYQNARPGYKGSTFSQQSKLPSLVVPELGATLNKYLQTIKPYCGDPAEYSRQEMLCKDFAEHMGPVLQQRLVEFASTRRNWMSEFWDNQSYLEYNDPVIPYVSYFYCHKPLPISHKAIESDPLMKATAIIVTVSNFIEALKDESLPPEVIRGTPFCMNSFHLMFNTSRLPGPPQDNRDTNIFYSIYENNFIVVAFKGNFYKVTTHDPQTNKPLSPNEIWSQLYSIVNAKSAHLQCETNSGIGFLTSLPRDQWRVAYQELIKNPLSQHSLETIHRASYIVALDDANPVTFEEKSRNTWHGNGYNRYFDKSLQFVVTQNGSSGSVNEHSKMDGTPTCFLNHYVVQEMAKLNPSAFVEAVRKPSEQRGTVTHLPFLVTPPVKQWINTARQAFEKVIGEHDLRVWHYNRFGKKLIKKHGMSPDAFIQQVMQLAVYKYLGKQLPTYEAASTRMFFKGRTETGRSVSEASHNFVTGWQDPDVSPKDKIMLLRESAKYHSNYLKAAAAGLGIDRHFFGMKNMLKPGDPTPPLFSNPLFNYSSTWLISTSQLSSELFDGYGWSQVNDNGFGLAYMLNDDWLHINIVNKPLPSGLSVDKLHYYLTLAADELHDALDAQENIKAKL; encoded by the coding sequence ATGAAAGTGTGCTGGAGACGATCTTCAAGGTTTTTAGAAAGAAGTATGAGCTCACATGTTTTACAGAGGTTTCCGTTCGAGACACAGAATGGCGAGCACTACTGGGCTCTGAAGGATAACAAGTCGTACCAGAATGCGAGACCCGGGTACAAGGGTTCAACGTTTTCACAGCAGTCAAAATTGCCCTCCTTAGTGGTTCCTGAGCTTGGTGCTACGTTGAACAAGTATTTGCAGACAATCAAGCCGTATTGCGGCGATCCCGCTGAGTATAGCAGACAAGAGATGCTTTGCAAGGATTTCGCTGAGCATATGGGCCCAGTTTTGCAGCAGAGATTGGTGGAATTCGCTTCCAcgagaaggaattggatGTCTGAGTTTTGGGATAATCAATCTTACTTGGAGTACAACGATCCTGTGATACCTTATGTATCGTATTTTTACTGCCACAAACCGTTGCCTATCAGCCACAAGGCGATTGAGTCGGATCCTTTGATGAAAGCGACGGCTATCATTGTGACGGTGTCAAATTTtattgaagctttgaaagatgaatcCCTGCCTCCCGAGGTGATTAGGGGCACCCCCTTTTGCATGAACAGTTTCCATCTCATGTTCAACACAAGCAGGTTGCCGGGGCCGCCACAGGATAATCGTGACACTAACATCTTCTACTCAATTTACGAAAATAATTTCATCGTCGTGGCCTTCAAGGGCAATTTCTACAAAGTTACGACTCATGATCCGCAAACCAATAAGCCTCTATCGCCAAACGAGATTTGGTCTCAGCTTTACTCGATCGTTAATGCCAAGAGCGCTCATTTGCAATGCGAGACAAATTCTGGTATCGGCTTTTTGACATCGTTGCCCCGTGATCAGTGGCGAGTAGCGTACCAggagctgatcaagaatCCGCTTTCTCAGCACTCGTTGGAGACCATCCACAGGGCTTCCTATATAGTGGCATTGGACGATGCCAATCCTGTCACCTTTGAGGAAAAGTCTAGAAACACCTGGCACGGTAATGGTTATAACAGATATTTCGACAAATCGTTACAGTTCGTCGTCACGCAAAATGGTTCTTCCGGTTCCGTTAACGAACATTCAAAGATGGATGGCACCCCAACCTGCTTCTTAAACCACTACGTGGTGCAAGAAATGGCAAAACTGAATCCATCCGCTTTCGTTGAAGCTGTTCGTAAGCCTTCCGAGCAACGCGGTACTGTCACTCACTTGCCATTCCTGGTCACCCCACCCGTGAAGCAATGGATCAATACAGCTCGCCAAGCGTTCGAAAAAGTCATCGGGGAACACGATTTGCGCGTCTGGCACTACAACCGATTCGGAAAGAAATTAATCAAGAAGCATGGCATGTCTCCAGACGCGTTCATCCAGCAGGTGATGCAGCTTGCGGTGTACAAATATCTGGGCAAGCAGCTACCAACTTATGAAGCTGCCTCCACCAGGATGTTTTTCAAAGGACGGACCGAAACCGGTAGATCTGTCTCTGAAGCGTCCCACAACTTCGTAACGGGCTGGCAGGACCCAGACGTCTCCCCCAAAGATAAGATAATGCTCTTGAGAGAATCTGCAAAGTACCACTCCAACTACCTGAAGGCTGCTGCAGCAGGTCTTGGCATTGACCGTCATTTCTTTGGTATGAAAAACATGTTGAAGCCCGGCGATCCCACGCCGCCGCTTTTCTCAAATCCGTTGTTCAACTACTCTTCGACATGGCTAATATCCACTTCTCAACTCTCTAGTGAGCTTTTCGACGGCTACGGCTGGTCTCAAGTCAACGACAACGGGTTCGGCCTGGCTTACATGCTAAATGACGACTGGTTACACATCAACATAGTAAACAAACCACTGCCCAGCGGCCTCAGCGTTGACAAACTGCACTACTATTTGACACTCGCTGCTGATGAGCTACACGACGCACTGGATGCTCAGGAGAATATCAAGGCCAAATTATGA
- the DFM1 gene encoding Dfm1p (ancestral locus Anc_5.513) produces MSDNIHTLRNSSGRGRNDNSPLQVLFGIPIVTRYLISSAVVMTLLIRLRIVKTGALLYQFNEVAGHLQVWRPFTSCLILPFEALPAMLELYTIYSCSSDLESRRKPLDYLFYLVFCVTTISLTLTLLCGASESMVLTSGIVSCLTFTWSMDNSNVKVLFYGLFPVWGKYYPILQLFMAFAFGNRDYVVCLVGFLTGYLYACLDTGTLGPFYGWLVRSPNEYYGIFPNGKFGAPQFIKSLLQESQDLRNAKSSGRPRGGQKLGFKDTPGPSSATTSAYTASPSSSTTQRAANTATNHRPAFFPGNGQRLGS; encoded by the coding sequence ATGAGTGACAATATCCACACGTTAAGGAATAGTTCGGGTAGAGGAAGAAATGACAACAGCCCGCTGCAGGTTTTGTTTGGAATTCCGATCGTGACACGCTACCTGATCTCGAGCGCCGTAGTGATGACGCTGCTAATCCGGTTACGGATTGTGAAGACTGGAGCGCTATTGTACCAGTTCAACGAGGTGGCGGGCCACTTGCAGGTTTGGAGGCCGTTCACTTCATGTTTGATTCTTCCCTTCGAAGCGCTACCCGCCATGCTGGAGCTCTACACCATTTATTCGTGCTCTTCGGACTTGGAGTCGCGCAGGAAGCCGCTGGATTACCTGTTTTACTTGGTCTTCTGCGTGACGACCATCTCGTTGACACTGACGCTGCTCTGCGGCGCTAGCGAATCGATGGTTCTCACAAGCGGCATCGTATCGTGTCTCACTTTCACCTGGTCCATGGACAACTCGAACGTGAAAGTGTTGTTCTACGGCCTGTTCCCCGTCTGGGGTAAATACTACCCCATACTGCAGCTGTTCATGGCCTTTGCCTTTGGGAACCGTGATTACGTCGTCTGTCTGGTCGGCTTTCTGACAGGCTATCTCTATGCGTGCCTGGATACGGGTACGCTGGGGCCGTTCTACGGCTGGCTCGTCCGCTCGCCAAACGAATACTACGGTATTTTCCCCAACGGCAAGTTCGGAGCACCAcaattcatcaaaagcCTACTACAAGAGTCCCAGGACCTGAGAAATGCCAAGTCAAGCGGTCGCCCTCGAGGCGGTCAGAAACTAGGCTTCAAGGATACCCCAGGTCCGTCATCTGCCACAACGTCCGCTTACACTGCATCGCCCTCGTCATCCACAACCCAACGTGCCGCCAATACAGCTACCAACCATCGACCAGCGTTCTTCCCTGGGAACGGTCAGCGACTCGGTAGCTAA
- the RRP17 gene encoding rRNA-processing protein RRP17 (ancestral locus Anc_5.514), whose product MCAARSNRQILSQGKNYADKKLKKFGTDEVSFDKDSRLEYLTGFHKRKLQRQKKAKEFIKEQERLNKIEERKNIRDERKRQLDERLRNFKQGLELGSEGDDSDDAEGKEEEEAEEWNGFESDCEEAAVKPILKTVYSDNSSVSVETLEANDNFAYLAKINNVDLNESDKVLKQSIVRAGKYAKFLGMADKDTEKTKQKKKKFRYLTKSERKRNQYKANSNKRRR is encoded by the coding sequence ATGTGTGCTGCTCGATCAAATAGACAGATATTGTCTCAGGGCAAAAATTATGCTGataagaagctgaaaaaattcGGTACTGATGAGGTATCGTTTGATAAAGATAGTCGGTTAGAGTATCTGACTGGGTTCCATAAACGTAAGTTGCAGagacagaagaaagcaaaagaGTTTATTAAGGAGCAAGAGAGGTTGAACAAGATTGAAGAGCGAAAAAATATACGTGatgaaagaaagagacaaTTGGATGAAAGATTACGAAATTTCAAGCAAGGTTTGGAGTTGGGCAGTGAAGGAGATGATAGCGATGATGCTGAggggaaagaagaagaggaggcTGAAGAGTGGAATGGGTTTGAATCTGATTGTGAAGAGGCCGCGGTGAAACCGATTTTGAAGACCGTTTACTCGGATAACTCTTCTGTGAGCGTAGAGACGTTGGAAGCCAACGATAATTTTGCATAtttggccaagatcaacaacgTAGACTTGAATGAAAGCGATAAAGTGCTGAAACAAAGTATAGTGAGAGCCGGGAAATATGCCAAGTTCCTGGGTATGGCGGACAAGGACACCGAAAAGACcaaacagaagaagaagaaattcagATATCTGACCAAGAgcgaaagaaagaggaacCAGTACAAGGCAAATTCCAATaagagaaggagatga
- the ERD1 gene encoding Erd1p (ancestral locus Anc_5.515) codes for MEGAEIPPDVKSGWGIYILASQRVNVLLLVAIWLWQWMLKLLSSCQLDVSTVIQSRKPNEMVLPLSHAQMQRLSRQFAVRLSRIIVPLQLIGLLCQSWAEATERSSNLAQFAILLLPLIQFVIIVGSISRNCQIINYCIKRILLIETSPRPMRNVYILLSDTLTSFTKPLIDFTLYLTTLFLSKDVLWTHCDLLISLFPLNIRIWQCFREFYLGRDKSLLVNALKYISSIPIMVCVWHSRVDPEKHNSNVVHWFQCLNSCFTLVWDVRMDWKINSLRRIRKNHKTSQNVIFPKFVYYMGVLFDFSIKFWWIWTLKRPDHTILFASELQYLEILRRSVWVIFKLESEYVTIRNLATEK; via the coding sequence ATGGAGGGAGCAGAGATTCCCCCTGACGTAAAGAGCGGTTGGGGGATTTATATACTTGCATCTCAACGAGTGAATGTTTTGCTTTTGGTCGCCATTTGGTTGTGGCAGTGGATGTTGAAACTTCTGTCGTCGTGCCAATTGGATGTCTCAACCGTGATACAGTCCAGGAAGCCCAATGAGATGGTCCTGCCGTTGTCGCATGCGCAGATGCAGAGGCTCTCCAGGCAATTTGCGGTAAGATTATCGCGGATCATCGTGCCCTTGCAGCTGATCGGTCTGTTGTGTCAGAGCTGGGCTGAAGCGACTGAACGAAGCAGTAACTTGGCTCAGTTCGCGATCCTACTGTTGCCTCTGATACAgttcgtcatcatcgtcggCTCAATAAGCCGCAATTGCCAAATCATTAATTACTGCATCAAGAGAATACTGCTGATTGAGACGAGTCCAAGACCGATGAGGAACGTGTACATCTTACTGTCGGACACGCTAACCTCATTTACTAAGCCCCTGATCGATTTTACACTATACCTGACCACTCTTTTCCTCTCTAAGGACGTATTGTGGACCCATTGTGATTTATTGATCTCGTTATTCCCGCTAAATATAAGAATATGGCAATGCTTTAGAGAATTCTACCTCGGCAGGGATAAGTCGCTGCTGGTCAACGCGTTGAAATATATCTCCAGCATACCGATCATGGTGTGCGTTTGGCATAGCAGAGTGGACCCTGAGAAACACAACTCCAACGTGGTCCATTGGTTCCAATGCCTCAATTCCTGCTTCACGCTTGTGTGGGACGTCAGGATGGATTGGAAGATCAATTCGCTGAGACGGATAAGGAAGAATCACAAGACCTCCCAAAATGTCATATTCCCTAAATTCGTATACTACATGGGTGTTCTTTTTGACTTTTCTATAAAGTTCTGGTGGATTTGGACGCTAAAAAGACCGGACCATACGATTCTTTTCGCAAGCGAGTTGCAATACTTGGAAATCCTCAGGAGATCAGTCTGGGTCATATTCAAACTAGAATCCGAATATGTAACGATAAGAAACTTAGCTACCGAAAAATAA
- the RML2 gene encoding mitochondrial 54S ribosomal protein uL2m (ancestral locus Anc_5.516), whose protein sequence is MLKFLTRRAVSAAFLRQNASSGMVLHRSFSAGTRVWQKLETGSAKEGSGFISPQILKIVPDTTDIATLEKQDELIKRRRKLSKEITQMKKLKPVSPGLRWYRSPIYPYLYKGRPVRSLTVAKRGKGGRNHSGRITVRHRGGGHKRRIRLVDFSRTEAGQQTVQRIEYDPGRTSHIALLKNNKTGKLSYIIACDGLRAGDIVESYRQGIPQDLLREMGGKVDPAILSVRTAQRGNCLPISMIPVGSIVHNVGITPVGPGKFCRAAGTYARIISKIPEKRKAVVRLQSGEHRYVSLEACATIGIVSNIDHQNRSLGKAGRSRWLGIRPTVRGVAMNKCDHPHGGGRGKSKSKKLSMSPWGQLAKGFKTRRGKNQNRMKVRDRPRGKDTRL, encoded by the coding sequence ATGTTGAAGTTTTTGACAAGGCGAGCAGTGTCTGCTGCTTTTTTGCGCCAAAATGCATCTTCCGGGATGGTTTTACATAGGTCTTTCTCAGCCGGAACAAGAGTATGGCAGAAGTTGGAGACCGGCAGCGCTAAGGAGGGATCAGGGTTTATTTCACCtcagatattgaagatTGTTCCGGATACGACCGACATTGCGACGCTGGAGAAACAGGATGAATTGATCAAGAGACGTCGTAAGCTATCGAAGGAGATTACGcaaatgaagaaattgaaacCTGTGTCGCCGGGTTTGAGGTGGTATAGATCGCCAATTTATCCGTATTTGTACAAAGGGAGACCGGTGAGGTCGTTGACGGTGGCCAAAAGGGGTAAAGGTGGTAGAAACCACTCCGGTAGGATAACTGTGCGTCACAGAGGTGGTGGCCATAAAAGGCGTATCAGGTTAGTGGACTTTTCACGCACGGAAGCAGGTCAGCAAACAGTCCAGAGAATTGAGTACGATCCCGGAAGAACGTCGCACATTGcgctgttgaagaataaCAAGACGGGCAAGCTGTCGTATATCATTGCATGTGATGGGCTGAGAGCCGGCGACATTGTTGAGTCCTATAGACAGGGTATCCCACAGGATTTGTTGCGTGAAATGGGAGGTAAAGTAGACCCTGCGATTTTAAGCGTGAGGACGGCGCAAAGAGGCAACTGTCTTCCGATTTCGATGATCCCCGTCGGTAGTATTGTTCATAACGTCGGTATCACGCCTGTGGGCCCAGGTAAATTTTGCCGTGCTGCTGGTACCTATGCTCGTATCATCTCGAAGATAccagagaagagaaaggccGTTGTTCGTCTGCAAAGCGGTGAGCACCGTTACGTTTCCCTCGAAGCGTGTGCTACAATCGGTATAGTGTCAAATATAGACCATCAGAACAGATCTCTCGGTAAGGCCGGTAGATCCAGATGGCTCGGTATCAGACCAACCGTTAGAGGTGTGGCAATGAACAAGTGCGACCATCCCCATGGTGGTGGCCGTGGTAAGTCTAAATCTAAAAAGCTATCGATGTCCCCATGGGGCCAGTTGGCCAAGGGTTTCAAGACCAGACGGGGGAAGAATCAAAATAGGATGAAAGTAAGGGACAGACCAAGAGGTAAGGACACTAGACTGTGA